One window of the Marmota flaviventris isolate mMarFla1 chromosome 2, mMarFla1.hap1, whole genome shotgun sequence genome contains the following:
- the Pld4 gene encoding 5'-3' exonuclease PLD4 — MQSVTGARMDAKAGPPELLAPLCRTAEDPAWPCPRPRGSPRGRTSTVLGTLAVLGLGLVTLTYLLWQVPLPRAWHQHPEEVSPESWEALEGEAGQQRDSCQLVLVESIPQDLPSAAGSPSAQPLAQAWLQLLDTAQESIHVASYYWSLTGPDIGVNDSSSQPGEAILQKLQQLLDKDISLMVATNSPSLTRNSTDLQVLAAHGAQVRQVPMRQFTGGVLHSKFWVVDGRHIYVGSANMDWRSLTQVKELGAIIYNCSRLAQDLEKTFQTYWVLGAPQAVLPKTWPQNFSSHINRFQPLRGHFDGLPTMAYFSASPPALCPRGRTQDLDAVLAVMEGAREFIFASVMEYFPTTRFSHPARYWPVLDNALREAAFGRRVRVRLLVSCGLGTDPTMFPYLRSLQAISNPSAGISVDVKVFIVPVGNHSNIPFSRVNHNKFLVTEKAAYIGTSNWSEDYFSSTSGVGLVVSQRAPGAQAGVQPAQEQLRRLFERDWSSRYAVGLDGQAPGQDCVWQG; from the exons ATGCAGTCTGTGACTGGAGCCCGGATGGATGCCAAGGCAGGGCCCCCAGAG CTGCTGGCTCCACTATGCAGAACAGCAGAGGACCCCGCGTGGCCCTGCCCCAGACCACGCGGCAGCCCACGCGGCAGAACCAGCACG GTGCTGGGGACGCTGGCCGTGCTGGGGTTGGGCCTCGTGACTCTCACCTACCTCCTGTGGCAAGTGCCCCTTCCTCGCGCCTGGCACCAGCACCCCGAAGAAGTGTCCCCTGAGTCCTGGGAGGCCCTGGAAGGAGAGGCTGGGCAGCAGAGGGACTCCTGCCA GCTTGTCCTTGTGGAAAGCATCCCTCAGGACCTGCCCTCTGCAGCTGGCAGCCCATCCGCCCAGCCACTGGCCCAGGCCTGGCTGCAGCTGCTGGACACTGCCCAGGAGAGCATCCATGTGGCCTCATACTACTGGTCCCTCACGGGGCCTGACATCGGGGTCAATGACTCGTCTTCCCAGCCG GGAGAGGCTATTCTTCAGAAGCTGCAGCAGCTGCTGGACAAGGACATCTCCCTGATGGTGGCCACCAATAGCCCGTCACTGACCAGGAATTCCACCGACCTGCAGGTCCTGGCCGCCCACG GTGCCCAAGTGCGACAGGTGCCCATGAGGCAGTTCACTGGGGGTGTCTTGCACTCCAAATTCTGGGTTGTAGACGGGCGGCACATCTACGTGGGCAGTGCCAACATGGACTGGCGGTCCCTGACGCAG GTGAAGGAACTTGGAGCCATTATCTACAACTGCAGCCGCCTGGCCCAGGACCTGGAGAAAACTTTCCAGACGTACTGGGTACTGGGGGCACCCCAGGCTGTCCTCCCCAAAACCTGGCCTCAGAACTTCTCATCCCACATCAACCGCTTCCAGCCCCTCCGGGGCCACTTTGACGGATTGCCCACCATGGCCTACTTCTCG GCTTCGCCACCAGCCCTCTGCCCCAGAGGCCGCACCCAGGACCTGGATGCAGTGCTGGCAGTGATGGAGGGTGCCCGGGAGTTCATCTTTGCCTCAGTGATGGAGTACTTCCCCACCACGCGCTTCAGCCACCCTGCCAG GTACTGGCCAGTGCTGGACAATGCACTGCGGGAAGCCGCCTTTGGCCGGCGTGTACGTGTGCGTCTGCTGGTCAGCTGCGGGCTCGGCACGGACCCCACCATGTTCCCCTACCTGCGGTCCCTGCAGGCGATCAGCAACCCCTCCGCTGGCATCTCAGTGGACGTG AAAGTCTTCATCGTGCCTGTGGGGAATCACTCCAACATCCCCTTCAGCCGGGTGAACCACAACAAATTCCTGGTCACGGAGAAGGCAGCCTACATAG GCACCTCCAACTGGTCGGAGGATTACTTCAGCAGCACCTCGGGCGTGGGTCTGGTGGTCAGCCAGAGGGCCCCCGGTGCCCAGGCAGGGGTGCAGCCCGCACAGGAACAACTGCGGCGACTCTTTGAGCGTGACTGGAGTTCCCGCTATGCTGTGGGCCTGGACGGACAAGCCCCAGGCCAGGACTGTGTCTGGCAGGGCTGA